A part of Rhinolophus ferrumequinum isolate MPI-CBG mRhiFer1 chromosome 11, mRhiFer1_v1.p, whole genome shotgun sequence genomic DNA contains:
- the LIPT2 gene encoding putative lipoyltransferase 2, mitochondrial, whose amino-acid sequence MRQPAVRLVWMGRVPYAELLALQERWLRRLQAESGTEALSGTEAGALLLCEPAGPVYTAGLRGGLTPEETARLRALGAEVRATGRGGLATFHGPGQLLCHPVLDLRHLGLRLRTHVAALEACAVRLCELQGLQGARARPPPYTGVWLGERKICAVGVRCGRHITSHGQALNCSTDLTWFEHIVPCGLVGTGVTSLSKELQRHVTVDEVLPSFLEAFKETYKCTLISEDGSN is encoded by the exons ATGCGACAACCCGCGGTACGGCTGGTGTGGATGGGTCGGGTGCCGTATGCAGAGCTGCTGGCGCTGCAGGAACGCTGGCTGCGGCGGCTGCAGGCGGAGTCAGGCACCGAGGCGCTGTCGGGTACTGAGGCGGGCGCGCTCCTGCTCTGCGAGCCCGCAGGGCCTGTGTACACGGCCGGGCTGCGCGGTGGCCTGACGCCCGAGGAGACGGCGCGGCTACGGGCCTTGGGCGCAGAGGTGCGCGCCACAGGCCGCGGCGGCCTGGCCACCTTCCACGGCCCGGGCCAGCTGCTGTGCCACCCGGTACTTGACCTCCGGCACCTGGGCCTGCGCCTGCGCACCCACGTGGCGGCGCTGGAGGCGTGCGCTGTGCGTCTCTGCGAGCTCCAAGGTCTCCAGGGCGCCCGCGCACGGCCCCCGCCCTACACCGGCGTCTGGCTGGGCGAGCGCAAGATCTGCGCGGTCG GAGTCCGCTGTGGAAGGCACATCACATCCCATGGCCAGGCTCTGAACTGTTCTACAGACCTCACGTGGTTTGAGCACATTGTGCCCTGCGGACTGGTGGGGACAGGCGTCACTTCCCTGAGTAAGGAGCTCCAGAGGCACGTCACTGTGGATGAAGTACTACCATCTTTTCTTGAGGCCTTTAAGGAGACCTACAAATGCACCTTGATCTCAGAGGACGGTTCCAACTGA